CGTTGCAAACGTTTTGTACTAGTAATGATCTCTGCTCGCATCTTCATCAGTAAGAAGTTTTATAAACATAACATAACATAGGGTCATTCATTATAACCCAGCAGTTACTTTGAAGTATATTGTGTATACATGCACAATAACATCTTTTATTGTCTCAAAAACACTTGGTCAACATctataaataaactatttttattttattgatatcatttttagaaaatatatggtCACTAGACAGAATTCTACATACACAAAAGCTTAAAACTCCACTGAGTATTGACACTGTAGTCTGTATCGCGCTCTAAAGCTGAAGTTAGAGGCTTCTGTAGATACCATTCTCTGTGAATCTGAGGGAACCTGCGGAAAGCATTGTGAAAAAGTTCTAAGAGACGTTTCATGGAACTAATATCAGCATCCGAGTACGTATTATTCAGATCATTGTTTGAAAAAAGGATTTGTTTCATCTGAGAATTGGTATACTGATGCAAGAGTCTATGACAACATCTTCTTATTGCAGATATACCGCCAGGATAATTGCGTAAATCTTTATCTGCTATTATGGAAAAATTGGTATGCAGAGGTACCATTGAGAAAGTGACCAAATATATTTGGCAGTAGCCGAACAAGTTATGGTTCTTAGCacaaaacaaaatcatcaaGTAGATTAGCACCAAGTGAGTTATACAGGTACATACATTGATTCTAACAATCTCACCCACAGAAAAACTTAAGCAACCTAACTTAGAAAGGAGGATCATGCTATTCATTTCTCAGGTATAGAGATGACAAGTTCCAAGCTTAGCACAATGCAAATGATCTGATTAACTCACACTGCCTTTTCCCTTCTGCTTGCTTCTGCTCTGCAATATACTGGTCAACTCTCAAAGCTTTACTTCTCATTAGCTCAGACATCTTCTCCGCCTCCTCAACTATATGTTTCTGCACGTGAACCTCCATGAATTCAAACCATTCTCCTagttgtgaggggtaaaactcacacctagattttagatcaggtttaatgtttaggaaaggttagggaaagataatcgcgggctgaatcccgtaagaacttgtagaatgaacttcgatttgtattgatatagtagaaatgggatggttacaaaaggtgatctttgatgaatacaaagattataagagtgttacaataagaatgttttgatgaatgttgagtaaaaaaTGAGTTGAATCGGATCCTCTTCTTAgtcctcgaccttctctttaaatagccttgggcttctttaggttgtcttcaactgatctccgagatcttctccgcttgaggtggaatccgcaacagcttccccttgaccgggtcctgcgcttcttcttgttatgacgtgagcttcctcttcgtcgtgacctctttAGTTAGGATCCTTAACTTTCAGCCTTCGGCTCTAGCTTAGCTCTCTTTAGGTTTTGAACTCGCgatgggcctatcgcggcccatcatcatcttctattatttgataatcagctaccgggccatattcgggcccaacactAGTGTCATTTTCCTTAAACCAACCTTCTTATTACTCATGGACTCCTCAGCCTTTTCTTCATCATCCATCATCACACTCACCATCTGATGTCTCAACTCCAGCCTCCTCGTCAACTGTATCTTGTAAGTTCTCTGCCTCTCCATCTCCTCTAACACTACAGTTCAGGTTCTCCTCTCCTACCAATGATGTGCTATTCCTTGAATTAATCTCCACCTCCTCTTCTCTCTTAGATGTATACAACCTTCAGGGCAAAACGACTTGCAAGTTCTACGCTATTTATATACCCTGGCTACTATATAAGAGGACAAGCTATGCACACAACTATTGAAAACAATGGTCTTCATGAATTACTTGCCATTTGAAATTTCACCTTGAGATGACTTATTCCCTCTTCTTTATCTACCAAACCATGTTGCATGATCCTCTGGTGATGGAACAGACTATTGAGGCCTTTGAGATAAAGAAACTTTGTTTACTCCACTGTCTTCCTCAAAGGCGTCGAGCCGATACACTACCATAGACCGTCCTAGCttaatctttttgacaaactgATAAGTTGTCACTGCGTCTATGCTCTGCAGGAATACTACTTCCGCAGAGCTTCCCTCTGGGTTTACATCAGTTCTTGACGCATCTATTTTCCCAAACACGCTGAATCTCTTCAACAGTTGTGATCTAGATGGGAGATTCCCATGTGTACTCAAGAACTTCATTTGCAAGCATTTTGGATCATCAAAATGCTTATCTTCCAACAGCTGTAGATTCTGCAGTTTATCAGCAAAAATGGACTGTTGGCATCCTTTCTTCGTTCTCTGGGAGTTACATGATGCTTTGTCTCGACTAGCTTTCCTTTTGATCCCAATGGATCTGATATTATCAACTTCTCTGATCTGGTTTTCAGCAGTTGTTGCAACTTCCAAGTCTTGTAATTTCTCTGCAGGTGCAACGCCTACATAACCAGAACCGATCTCCTTGTTTGAACAAGCTAGATCCTGGTGAACAACAAAAGAAACAGGCTTTGCTAGAAAAGCCTTGTCCTTAGTCGCATCAAGCAAGGGTGACAACTGCTTTGCGGATGATGTCACAGCTCTATCATCAAGAGTTCCAATGGAAGTGGCATCTTCCTCTATTATTGGAGATTCTGAATTCAGTAAGCAAATACTCTGATCCCAGTGACAGCGTCTGCTTCTGTCCGCATCCTCATGGTCAGATGTTCGAGCCATGGTTTCACAAGCTTTCATAATGCTTGAATCGGAGTTCTTTAGAGGGTTTCTCAATTTGAATGTGCAAATCTGAACTAACTTATCAACAGGCTGCtcagaagaagaacaagggACCAGGTCGATGCAGTCCATCTTGTTGGAGGGATGGAGATACCAATCTGGTTCCTCTACACGATCCATTAGCTTTGCACCTGTACGTACATATATTGACAGGAGAATACAAATGTATCAGAACTTGGTAAACAAGGGAATATAGATCACCACTCAGATTTGACTTCAACTAAAACTAACTGAGGAAACAGTAAGAGTATTTTGCCGTTGAGTAACTTTTAAAGCATATCAATAACATCAAATGTGGTTTCTTTCCTAATTAAACTGAGCATATATGTATCACTAAGAACAAGAACAGTAGAAAAAGCAATAACTTTTCGAACTTACTTTCCCTAACTTGTTCGTAGACAGATTCGGAGCTATTAAAATCAACAGTGTAACGCCGAAAGCTAAGGATATGAGCGGTGGAAGTTCGGAAACTGCCATCTCTCGAACAAAACTCAGAGCCGAATCGGAACTAAGAGGAAGAGAGCAAGGGAGAGAGTATCCGGGAGAATCGATCGGCTGCTGGCAAGAACACCATAGCCCAAAGGAGACATTCCAGAAGTGCGTTTGCAGAGCTCTGTTCACCAAGTGGCGGAACCTCCATGAATCTGCAACCAATGTTTCGAAATCGCGCTCGAAGCTTCGGAGACAGGGTTCTGGAACGTAGCGTGGTTCCATTAGGTCGAAGAAGGAAACCAGGATTCCAAACGGTTCGGATTGATCAAGGATCCGACCCGGAATCCATGAATCTGATGGGTTTAGTCTCACCCACACTAGCTCTCCTTTCTTCCGCATTCTTCTCTggagaaattagggtttatcTCTGAAGATGAAGACCACTCTACTCCTCTGTGAGAAGGATGTGTACTTCTCTGTATGGCTGATTTAGAATTTTTAGAAGTTATTTGGCGCTAATTTCGCCCTCCAAATACTGTTTCCAACTTTTCCACACTAACTactttttatattcaaaaatacGAGAAtgcaaaaataattttgttgttaagtcattttaataataaaacataatttttttataaaccaaaaaatattcaatttttgttgataagtcatttaataataaacttACGTTGACAATCTTATTTTCGTCAATTATAATTGACTAATATCTTGCCTAAGATggtttttaaaattgatattttgaaataaatataaatgaacATTTCTCCAAAATAttgaatattaaatatttaaaatacttttttgataaatataacactaataataaaattattaataagaaatagttcaaaccaaaaatacaaagtttttcattttctgagtaaaaattctataattttatattataaaataatgagttattatatcattaattgagtatttagttataaaattattatgaagaacttttataattaattacaatcaatttttgtaactattatataatcttatttgaattatactttttaattttactgTCAAAAATTTTTGTAGtaaaatt
The Raphanus sativus cultivar WK10039 chromosome 1, ASM80110v3, whole genome shotgun sequence DNA segment above includes these coding regions:
- the LOC130495987 gene encoding uncharacterized protein LOC130495987, producing the protein MDRVEEPDWYLHPSNKMDCIDLVPCSSSEQPVDKLVQICTFKLRNPLKNSDSSIMKACETMARTSDHEDADRSRRCHWDQSICLLNSESPIIEEDATSIGTLDDRAVTSSAKQLSPLLDATKDKAFLAKPVSFVVHQDLACSNKEIGSGYVGVAPAEKLQDLEVATTAENQIREVDNIRSIGIKRKASRDKASCNSQRTKKGCQQSIFADKLQNLQLLEDKHFDDPKCLQMKFLSTHGNLPSRSQLLKRFSVFGKIDASRTDVNPEGSSAEVVFLQSIDAVTTYQFVKKIKLGRSMVVYRLDAFEEDSGVNKVSLSQRPQ